Proteins encoded within one genomic window of Cyprinus carpio isolate SPL01 chromosome B22, ASM1834038v1, whole genome shotgun sequence:
- the LOC109046656 gene encoding vasorin-like — protein MMRPLSPLFHLILFHLLCGSLTSRCPQDCTCNPIGAIFCVQQNLSNMPRGLPSSTKNLYVFQNNLNTLQQQDFTELGELRMLDLSQNALGEIPDGVFSPLSSLNNLDLSSNHITHISKDSFAGLVNLERLYLYSNRIQSIHPAAFEGLDNLLELKLQGNQISVLPALQLPKLLHLDLSYNSIPPIGPKDLQTPHLESLKIAGLRLTSLDEELLSSLVNLHVLDVSQNLLVEIQPALKAMGGLRNLNLTGNPLGSIKREDFRNLVNLLELDLSNINLQGFPEGFFNLFPKLEKLTAAENPFNCLCPLAWFPAWVKDAQIELLRMEETRCHFPPINSGKFLAKLEHKDFGCPTTTIVLTSAGTSSTTSKPINSTTPSDTTHAIPPVPPSEMPSAETDSFPLSQTTAFPREIIEDSEEEDIICPSNICLNGGTCVFDSNGAVVCLCPPSMSGLYCEIQNPSFFPPPSPRVSIETIATVHPNTISSLHITSTSISLDLHRYIQTRPHIRGIRLTYRNLSGPDRRPLQLNVPPTYPEYTLRGLQPNSTYSVCASPLGEPVHVSVSACMEARTTGISHSSHVPSFNKTEPSSSLIPIVAAVAVVMVVAIVATVVVTRHRRRSKAPVDMDLHETSPLELEGVKTSPENGLTHPKQPDITPCPSLVQNTIEYEAPLIQGQCPANNNVACTKPLYV, from the coding sequence ATGATGCGGCCATTATCTCCCCTGTTTCATCTCATTTTGTTTCACTTACTCTGTGGATCTCTGACCAGCAGATGTCCTCAAGATTGCACTTGCAACCCCATTGGTGCTATCTTCTGCGTCCAGCAGAACTTGAGCAACATGCCTCGTGGCCTCCCCTCGTCCACAAAGAACCTGTACGTCTTTCAGAACAACCTCAACACATTGCAGCAGCAGGACTTTACAGAGCTTGGCGAGCTTAGAATGCTGGACTTGAGTCAGAATGCCCTCGGTGAAATCCCTGATGGGGTGTTCAGCCCACTCTCCTCTCTAAACAACCTTGATCTCTCTTCAAACCACATCACCCACATTTCCAAAGACAGCTTTGCTGGACTGGTCAACCTGGAAAGGCTGTATCTCTACAGCAACCGCATTCAGAGCATTCACCCAGCTGCATTTGAGGGACTAGACAACCTACTGGAGCTGAAACTACAGGGGAATCAGATTAGTGTGTTGCCAGCTTTGCAACTGCCCAAGTTGCTCCACTTGGACCTTAGTTATAATAGTATCCCACCTATTGGACCTAAAGATTTACAGACACCACACCTTGAGTCTCTTAAAATAGCTGGACTGCGGCTGACCAGTCTGGATGAGGAGCTGCTAAGCAGCCTGGTGAACCTACATGTTCTGGATGTTTCCCAGAACCTGCTTGTAGAGATTCAACCTGCACTGAAGGCAATGGGGGGCCTACGAAACCTAAATTTAACTGGTAATCCCTTGGGATCCATAAAACGAGAAGACTTCCGAAATTTGGTTAATTTGCTAGAGCTTGACTTGAGCAACATTAATTTGCAAGGCTTCCCCGAGGGCTTCTTCAACCTTTTCCCCAAACTTGAGAAGCTCACTGCGGCAGAAAACCCCTTTAACTGCCTCTGCCCACTGGCCTGGTTTCCAGCATGGGTAAAGGATGCTCAAATAGAACTGCTGAGAATGGAGGAGACTCGTTGCCACTTTCCACCAATAAACTCAGGAAAGTTTTTAGCAAAGTTGGAGCATAAAGATTTTGGCTGTCCCACTACGACCATTGTGTTAACAAGTGCAGGGACAAGCAGTACTACAAGCAAGCCCATAAACTCCACCACACCATCAGACACAACACACGCCATTCCCCCGGTGCCACCAAGTGAGATGCCCTCAGCAGAAACAGACAGCTTCCCTCTTTCCCAGACCACTGCCTTCCCCAGAGAAATCATAGAAGATTCTGAAGAAGAGGACATTATATGCCCCTCCAATATCTGTCTAAATGGGGGAACATGTGTATTTGACTCAAATGGGGCAGTTGTTTGCCTGTGTCCACCTTCAATGTCAGGACTCTACTGTGAGATTCAAAATCCAAGCTTCTTTCCTCCACCTTCGCCAAGAGTTTCTATCGAGACCATTGCTACAGTCCACCCCAACACAATCAGCTCCCTTCACATAACCAGCACTTCCATTTCATTAGACCTTCACCGTTACATCCAAACACGACCACACATCCGAGGAATCCGTCTGACCTACAGAAACTTGTCAGGCCCCGACCGACGGCCACTACAGCTGAATGTGCCTCCAACTTACCCTGAATACACGCTTAGAGGGCTGCAGCCAAATAGCACCTATTCTGTATGTGCTAGTCCTCTGGGAGAGCCTGTCCATGTCTCGGTTAGTGCCTGCATGGAGGCTCGCACTACAGGAATCTCACACTCCTCCCACGTGCCAAGTTTTAACAAGACTGAACCTTCTTCCTCTCTCATACCCATCGTGGCAGCTGTGGCAGTGGTGATGGTTGTGGCCATTGTAGCTACTGTGGTGGTTACCCGTCACAGGAGGAGATCCAAGGCTCCAGTAGATATGGACTTACATGAGACATCTCCTCTGGAGTTAGAGGGAGTAAAAACCAGTCCAGAGAATGGTCTGACACATCCGAAACAACCCGACATCACCCCTTGCCCATCTTTAGTGCAAAATACCATTGAATACGAGGCACCTTTAATACAAGGACAGTGTCCAGCCAACAATAATGTAGCTTGTACAAAACCTTTGTATGTGTAA